A window of Numenius arquata chromosome 10, bNumArq3.hap1.1, whole genome shotgun sequence genomic DNA:
TGATGAATACAGTAGTACCAACAGCTTAATTCAGCAACCATGAAAAAAACGCGGATCAGGGAAAGCAGATTCAGTAGCTGGCTGCTAACAGGGTGCACAGAGTCTGCAGGGAAGATGCTGCAGGTAGCGAGGAAGGAATATTGCCTGCTCATAGCAAGCAGAAAGTGAGTGGCAGTTGTCGCTGTATTTGTCTTGCTGGCTGTTTTTACGTGCAGTAATAAGGTGCACAATTATATGTCACCCGCAGGCTACTTGGGTTACTGAAAGCGCTGGCATCTCCTTTGGCTGTATTTTGGCTTGGCCCTTCCTAGCTTTCCATGTTACCCCACAGGCTTCTGCTGGTTCCCTCGTGCTGGGGTTTGATTATTTTAAGCAACCACCATTTATGGGGAGGGAACAACCTGCTCACTCGGTCAGAACAGCTGTCAAATTAACGTAAACAGTGTAAAAACTAGGATTAAGCAGGAGGGCTCTGGCAGTGACCACAAAAGGCTGGGTGCAAATGGTCTTTCTCAGCCTGACAAGGCTCTGGAGTCACTCGCCGCGTTAGCAAGCGGGGTCGAAATAAGTGTTGGGGCGCTTGGTCGTGTTTGCTCCTCGGGGTGGTGGCAAACATCAGAGGCTGCGTatagaaaaaaattctgtttgtgaAAGGTGGCAAGTTTTGCCCCTGCATGTTTTCCACCCTTCCCAAATCTCAGAGTGGTGCCTCTTTTGAAGATCTAATACCGCGTGCGGAGCACAGCAAAGCCCTTTTAGAGTTCCCATtctggaaggaagaggaggagatgggagccTAAGCTTGAGCACGTGGCAAAAAGAAACTTTTAGTCTTACAGTTTGGCTACTTTGCTGCAaagttaccagaaaaaaaataaagaatcctCTGTAGTTACGGTTCTTTATTTTGGTTTAACTTCTACAAATTTAGTCCCTTTATATCCAAGATTTCTCAGGCACTGGCAGTCACAGTAGTGCattgtttgagggttttttgacTTGTTTCTATGATAATTACACACGCttttcctgcagaaagggatTTTCCTTTGTTCTGAAGTCCAGAAATCTTGAACTCTGGATTTACTCAACTACAAAGGCTTTGGAGGACCTAGAGTCGACAGAGGATCCTGGTTCTCCATttctttatttggcttttttgttttcttttgagtttCTTAGTATATATTTCCCTCAATATTTGGACTGGCACATGAATGACTGCATGTAGCTTTTTCTCCCTGGCCTGTAATTGCAGGCGTTTGTCCTGACAGATCCATCACTCAAGATGATTTCTGGGGAGCGCTGCTTCCAACTTGCTTTCTAGGAGAGCTACTGAAACCTGCAAATCTGAGGCTGTTCAGGGAGAGCGAGCTGGTGTGTGAAGTGATTTATTGTGtttgggagctgctgctcttcagctggggatcccagaaaaaaaacctgtcctgTCATTTGCTGCATTCAGGACTGACCTTTCCAGCCCACAGGCGTTTCATTGGCGTGCTGGGAAACTCTTGTTTCAATCCTTCCCAAACTGTGGATGCGACAGAAATAAACTTCACACTTTTTCATCTGAATGAGATAGTCATCAGTGACTTATTTATAAGTGATTATCTACTACCCCTCCTTCTCAGTTGACAGGAGGCTGGCATCTTGTGTTCCCCAGCATGTAACATGGGGTACCAACCCAGGAGCACCGGGAGGAACATCACCCGACATGATATGAACCTGATTTTATTCTGTTGCTCCTCTGTGGCTCTGGAGACTGAGGACAACTGACCGCCAGTGGCTGAATACGCTGCAGCTCAGCCAAACTTACATGAAGCTTCCTTGGAACCTGGCACATATTAGTGTGAAAACCGGCTAGTTTGGTAATAACTAACCACAGGAAGCATCCAGCTGTCTGCCAGAGATGAAGACCGAGAAAGGGAAAATGTCCCTGGTGCACGTAGCTGGGCAAAAGTGTTCACAGCAAAGAATGGATGTGGGGAGTTTAGCGCttggttttgatttgaaaaattgTTCCCATTTTGTTAATcgatttgttccttttctttagttcttccaTTATTTCTTCATGTAAATATCTCTTGCTTGATAAATTTCTCAAACTGCTCTGTGTATCACGTGCTACGTGCTTTGAGGAGTGATTAATCACAGCAGATCCCCTGAATGCAGGGAATGGCTTGTTTCATCCGTCTGAACAATCTTGTTTTAAAGCAGGAGGAAATTGCTGTGAGAGTTAGGAGTTTTTGGGAGCGCAGATGTGCGCCCAGAGAAGTGTCTATAAAACCTTAGGATGTTTGAAAcatgctcctctttttttttttttttcctttcttttttttcctccccccacaaAGAGCAGCACATTTTTTAGCTAATTAACGTGGCTTCTCAGCATTAAAGATATTCGGTTCCTTCCTGCTGATGGAGGGAGGAAATCCAAAATCTTTGAAACCAGGATTTATTGCTTGTTTAAAGACTTTTCATCGTGGTTTCATCCTGGAATCCAAGCCCTATGTCTAGGGTTTCTAGACCTTGTAACACCTTTTCAAAGCAGGGGAGGATGGCGCATCACCCTTCTTTACCTTGAACCATGATCACCTGGCAGCTTTATCCACAGCTGGCTTAAATTGAGCTTAGATGGGCTGCCCCAGACCTATGTTCCCCTGCTGTGTGATTCCCCCCACCCTCTTTCCCAGTACTGCCCGTAGCCAAGTTTGgagatgaaattaattttgtagtTAACTTTTGCACGAATCGggagtatttttgtttctcttacGTGAGCTGGTGCTTGGATCCGACGTCATCCGGCCAGACGACGATGCATTTTGTTGTTCCGTTGTCCGTCATGATCTCGGCATAGAAGCACTGCGGGAAGGCGAGCCCGAACGCCACCAGCCAGATGATCCCTATGATGACTCTGGTGCTTCCAGCAGAGAGCCTGGGCTTGAAGGGGTGAACTATCGCCACGTACCTGCAGGAAAAGTAGGTAATGCTTTTACAGTTGCATTGGTAAACTATACAACAAATACAGCAGGTGTAAAAACTCACTAGGATGGTATAGTGTGGCTTATTTATAGAGACATTTTGATAGGTTTCAGGCTATAAATCATTAGAAGGAGCTAAGTCCTTTCTGAAGAGAATGATTTCAAGTCTTAGGGCAGAAATCCACCCATGTGGATggatgctgagagagttggggttgttcagcctggagaagagaaggctccgggagacGTTATAGCAGCCTTATAGTATCTGAAGGCGGCCTAGAAGAAAaccggagagggactttttagaaGGGCATGTAGTCATatgatgaggggtgatggtttcaaactggaagagggtagatttaggttaaatatcaggaagaattttttcactctgtgggtggtgagacactagcccaggttgcccagggaagttgtggatgccccatccctggaggggttcaaggccaggctggatggggctttgagcaacctggtctggtgggaggtgtccctgcccatggcagggggttggaactaggtggtctttaaggtcccttccaacccagaccattccatgattctggtGTGAGGGGGAAGCAGTCATCTATGTCCTCTGCATATGGTCTTTGTAAGTATTCCCCTTactctgaatttttctttttttctcttttttttttttttaaaaaatcatttttaagtgctttacATGTCTGCTCTGAAATTTCCTGCTGTGAACTGCTTGTGATAGTTTGAAGTTATTCACTACTTAATATCAtgcccttctctccttcctctaccaaaaaaacctcctaaaCACCCTGTTCCCCCCTTGTTATGTCAATCTCCTCTGATGCCCCATATTATCACAAGAGCAGGCTGGTGGTCTCGAGTATCTTTTACCCTAAATTTTTCCCCACTGATTTTGAGCCGTGAAAAACTCACGTGCcatccagctctgcctggaaacGCTCGAGCCCTTGTGCTTGCGGTGGAAGGGGAAAGCTGACCCGTTCGTCCCACACCTGCTCGGAGCCCTCATGGCACATCTGACTATTAGATTACTTGCAAGCCCCGGGCGCTCTCTGGTTTTAAGTTCCCCGTGTAGAAACGCATGGTATCGTAATGAGTACATAATCAATTATGCATTTCTCGTCATGCTTTCCGTACTCTCTGTCACAGTTGTTACGAAGGCAAAATAGAGTGGAAAATGCCAATTGCCTCCTGGTTTTCATAGCAAAAATCTGACAAACTCTGTGCTGTCTCTTGGCCAGgctgttgggagggacctctgccCGGCTGCTGCTACAGGACAGAGAGCGGGCGGCTGCAGGGACAGCCAGCACAGTAAGTAAGCCAGACCTTATTTAGCTATAAAATTTTCATGTCACCTTGCTTTTCTTTAGCTCGCTGTAGGCAGTGACGTACGACGCTCAGATCTGGTCAGGGAGGAATCAAGTGGCAAATATTCTCCTGAATATTTGCCTATGGAAATGCCCAAACCTGCTGCGCTGGCGACAGCATCCTGTGTTGCGGGTACCGAAGGGATTACAGGGCTGCTGGGTGGAGGCTTTCCCAGTCAGCCACGGGTGAACCAGGCTTTTAGGCAAGCTCCAGCAAGTTGGGAGATTTTACCCAATCTGCTGAGATCTCCTGGCTGCTCTTGCTGTGCGGCagggctgcctttgctgctccgcTCCCCGTGCCCTCTCTCCGTGTCCTGCTTCCTCTGACGTCTCAGGATGCTGGGACCCTGCTCCCGACACCCTTCCTCCGGTTCTTGTCCCACACAGACAAAACGAGCTGAATTTCGGACACTCTCGCACACTTTCCGTAGAGGGCCTAGGAGGCTTTTGCTAACAGGAGTGTGAAACTTGAGCGGATATACTGCATTTCTGCCTGGAGCACCTGCAGCAAGCCCACAGTGGAAACAGCTCCTCTGGTACCCAGGGCAGCTTGACACGGGGAAACAGAGTGGTCCTAAACCCAACGGTGAGCAAGATCTCCAGGGCAGAGAAAGATGACTTATAGAGCTGTCACTTCTTAGCCTCCTTCCTTACAACAAACCACTTCAAAAGACATTGTTTTATCAAAGCTAAACATCGGAGCCCAAGTAGACACAAGTTCTCATAACAATAAATGGAAGCCGCGGGTTTCCAGGATACAGTGTCAGGATCTATTTTAAGGTTAAGCAAAGAATAGCTAAATATGGTTTGCAGTGAGATGCCAACTTTTCTTTCTGATCCGTGCCACGTGACTAAAGAGATTTTGGCTGTATAGGTACTTTCGCCAAAAGTCCCCAAGGAACAAGAGTAGGGACacctgaggacaggctgaaatggatttatttttaaaacgaTAATATCCTTTGGCAGAGCACATGTATAAAATAGCGGTTACCAACAGCCCTTGACTTAAAGCCGGGAACAGCAAAAGAATACTCGGGTCTAAAACTGAGGTGCTGTTGCTTCTAAATAGGGATTTGCTTTCATCTGGACAACTGCAGGCTGGCAAACATCGCTCATCCCTGCGCTCATCAGCCATCCTTCCAGCCACCACAGGGGCCACTGTGTCAATCCGGGCCCTGTCCCCAGGTCAAGGTGCAGGTTTCAGTGGGTGGTCCATGCACAAGCCTTCCTTCCCTTGCCAGTTTGTTTATCTGGTTTGATTTGCCCTGTCGCTTTCTTCCCTGGATGTGCCAGGGTGAACGGAGCTGGGAGCAAGGGGCGGGAGTTACGAGAGTGACCCCGATGACTCACGGAGCAAGGCTTTTTTGGATGGCTCCTGAGGGACGCTTGGCTCCGCTCCCGAGGGAGCTGGAAGGGTCCTTGGTGGGTACACGCGCTTGATAAGGAACAGAGGAAACCTAAATGAAGTGGCAAAGTCAACAGGAGGGCTCGATAAAGAAGCGTCAGGTATTTCTGGATGCCAGGTCCGGCTGCCTGGGGGAAGACCTTCGCCACTGCGGCAGGGACATAGGATGGGAAAGATACAGCAGTTCCCGGTGCCAGGCAGAGCGTGGAAGTAACGGAGGGAagctgggaaggaggggagggaaggaggagagagagcatAGAAGGGACCTTAACCCTCCTCTGCTTCTTTTACACGCCATCGCCTTTAAGAGAAGAAATTCCCGTGGACTTTTGGCCACTTTCTAGTAAAAAGGAAAGCACCGTCACGCTACTTAACAATGAGCTGTAAACACATTTAGACTCCACAAATTTAAGCTCGAGTGAAAGAGACTTGGCAGATGGAAGAGAGGATTATGAAAATACCAAATTACCTCACAAGTCAAACAAAATCACTGTAATTACTTTCCTCCCTCTTGGAATAAGTCATTCTTGCGAACTATTGGGGCAGGCTCTGCCATTTCTGATCCAATTCCCGTTATTTCTGGAGGCTGGCTGGACTCACAAGCAGGACTGTGGATGCTGATACTTTTCAGCATCCTGCGGTATATTCGTATCACTCCAGCTCTGTCCAAACGAGAGGTCCTtcttgtggttaaaaaaaaaaaaaacaacaaaaaaaacaaacgagTTTGCAGGATGTCTGGGAAACAATTTATGATCAGTAACACGGGAACAATAAAATACCAGCCCCTTCCACTCGTTACACGTTTGAGTGCGATTCAGCCCAGAGATAAGACAGAGGAGCCTTCCTTTCATGCCTTTCGCTAGCATCTAACCCCATGGTCTATTTGCCTGGCACTCCTCCCGCTTTGCTGATAAGGCACCTGAcattgcgggggggggaggcaatTGCACAAAGTATTGCAATAATTTTTTATAACTTAACAGTGAATTTTTCGGACCTTCTCTTCTCCGTTGGCCTCTTACCTCTCTGCAGCCACGGCTGTCATGGAGTAAATGCTCACAAACATTGCAGTGATGGGGAACCAGTTCTGAAACCTGCAGAATTCCTCGCCAAAATACCAGACGTTGTGACTGGCGTAAATAAAATTGAAGATGGTGTTGAAAGCAGACATCAGCAAATCCGAAAGAGCCAAATTAACGATAAAGTAATTGGTAGCAGTCCTCATTCTCCTGTGGGCGAGAATAATCCAGATGATGGTGACGTTGCCAACGATGGATGTGATAACGATGAAGGAATAGGTGATAGCCCACAAAGCAATTTGCCATCCTGGCTGGGTAAACTGGGTTACTGCCGTCCAGTTGCCACCGTCCTCGAAGGAGTCAGCCTGTGAAATGTTGCTAGCATTCAACATAGAAAATGTGCTCATGGTTTTTCTCCTCGGCTAAGCGTAAAATAAAATCTTCTGGCATCTGCTCATTTTCTTGCAGTAGATGCTGGTGCTATGAATCCCCATGCATATGACTAAGAGCCATTAAAAACACATCGGGATGAGATGTCTCATGTCCTCTCGTCCTGTTTTCCAAGTGATGCAATGCAGTTCCAGGAGGAGATGAGCAGTACTGAGGGCCTCCTCCTTGCCTAGCATTTTAACCTATGCTCAAAGAGCAAAAACCGAAGAACAGCTCTTCCCCCTTGAGTTTCTTTCTcctgtgaaaaaagaaagaaagaaaaaaaaaaaaagaaaggggaggaaggtgttttccaAGTCAGTGACAGGTAATGTCTTCCTTTAGATTATTTTTAGGGGGAAGAAAATATAAATGGAAGTATCGAGCCAGAAAACACTTCAATCCAAGTGGAAATCCTTCTTTTTCAGAGTAGTGGTTTTCCGAGGCAGCAGGTACCTGAATCCTCTGTGTGGGACTAAGGACACTTGGTTTTCTCTGCCTGCGTAACTGTTAAGTGCgaggcaggagctgtgctggcaTAAATTCTCTACAGGGCTTAAGGGGACTTTGAAAGGAGGTGGAGTCTCTTGCAGGCAAAAACTAAACAGCCAATTTGACATCAAATGAAACATGGCAAAGTGGGACTCGAaacatccccctccccacccctcccccccgtgTGTTTTGAAATAATCTCCAAAACAGACATGCTGCTATACCAGGATTTACAGGCTTAAATGCAAGGGTAGCTACTTTGCCGCGGTTACCGGTCCTGCCATCCTGGTGTTTCCAGGACCCTTCCTGGCTTCCTGCGAGCTCTCGTGGcaaaaaaggaacagaatgtATTCAGTGCAATTTTAGCAAGGTGGTCTTGCCCTCTGCAACTATTCGGAGGCTTATCaagcatttttaatatgttttaatggTGACTGCCCAATACAATACTACTCAACCAGCCATATTTAGTAGATGTGGtatgatttaatttatttaaatgacaaCAACAAGTCCTGTTGGTGCTTGAAGGGTTGCTGATGAGTATTTCCAGGAGAGAGGCATTTGTGAAGGCCAGACCTGAGCTGGGACTTCTAGTAGGCTTCAGTGGGAAGCTGGCACCCAGGGTCTCATCTGGAGCTCCAGAAATCCTTCTCTGGCTGCTCTCTAGGGCAGAAACATCCAGAGGAGCCTCAGCTCCCAGCTTCCACGCTCCACAGTGCTGAGGGGCTGGATGAGGGACATCCCCCCTTTGGACTGCCACATCCCCTTTCCCGGTGTGCGCTGAAGAAACTTAGTGGTCTCACGCATGCAGGGAGCAGTATCTGGTCCTCGTAGGAAAGGAGAGCCCCTGACTCCCCTCTCTGCTCGGAGCACAGCGCTCTTGCTCACTCTCAGTTTTGCAGTAAGTGACAGAAACATAAGCAATACGTTGAGGCTGAGATTTCAAAGAGTACTTGGCGCTGGTTCATGCCTGCTCTGCTGGAAGCTAAAAGTGTTTCAGGTATTAAAACCTGTTTTCAGATGTTAAAAGCTGTTTTCAGGATTCAGAAAGCTCCTGATGAGTAACATAAAGGAAAAACTCCCCCCGTGCATGCGGCGCTAGGATGGCAGTGGTTCTCCAGCTCCCACAGTTCCTGGAGCTGCATCCGTGCCAGGCTCCCCTGTAACAGGGCACTATTTATCTCTTCAGGATCATTTCCACCAGCTCTTTCCTTGCTTCATTAATTTCTGGTGGCAGCCTTCAGTTAACCCATCACCTAACCACTGCAACTCTTTAAAGCAGGTCTTCTCTGATGCGGTATTACCCAACGGTTGTTTTTTAGAAATTAGTACTTTTAGCACTGCATGTAGCATCTCCTTCTCCTCATGATGGACTTCCCTGCAGGTAGTCCCACTCACTGCCTTACacagaaactgcaaaaatagGCTTCCGCATATCTTCTCATGGGCATTGCAAAGCTGTTCCAGGGGCTTCTTGAAAGTCTTCCACTGACGCCTCCCTAAACAGCTTATGAACCTTCCACTTTCTGTATGCCATGCTTTTAATGATTTGCAATATGAATTCAACAGctaatatttatttcctttggctTGCTCAAATCTCTTCAAATTCCAAGGAGAGTAGGAGCAAAAACCTCCATAAGCTTAGCTGAGAGCGCAGCTAAAGCGCTTCATCGGTCTTCTGTTAGAGAAAGCAAAATGGAAGCAAGCCCTTGGAAAAAGGACTGCACTTTTTAATGTTCCATTGGTGAACCCCAAAACCTCGCTCAGCTGCCTTTGAATTTGGAGACGGTCAGGGTGCCAGCATTTCCTAGGAACCTTTTTCTGAACCGTCTGCCCCGGTCCCTGCTCTGCTACTCGGGCAATAATCGGAGAGCTGCCAGCCTTTGGTCAACATTTCATCATAGGAGTCAGCAGGGACCTGCTTTcgtttatatacacacacacacacacacacatcccctcctTTCATTCGTTTCCTGGTTGTGCGCTGATGAGGTTATCGTCCCCGGAGCCCGGCCAGCGACGCAGCGTGTGCCATCGGCCTTTTGACTTGCAAACCGGAGCGATTTTTTACAAAGGCAGGCTCCAAACTCCTTGGGAAAGTTGCACTTGCCGTGGTTCTACGGGCAAAACCCGCCTCCCTGACGATTCTGGAGTTACACCAGGGAAAGGGACTATCTGAGAGCAGGGTTGGGCGGGTTTCGCTGTTGTTTTTATTACGGGCAGGATTGTTCGAGGTCAAACGTTGCTGAGTCACCGATCCCAGGCCTGGGCAAAGGGTGAGAGATGCAAACAAAAGATGCGGGTCTGGAAGGGTGAATAAGGTGCATTtgatcttctggaaaaaaataatacgaGGTAACGCTGGCAGCAGAGGCTTTAATTGAATGGCATGTTGGACTCGGCTCTGGGAGGAAGGACCTCTGTCCAGGCAACAGCTCTGAGAGTCGGACGTGAGGACCGTGAGCATCTGCCTTGGGTGGGGAAAGGTGCAGCCCGGCTGCAGCTTTATCAGCCAGGCGTGGGatggaagaaagcagcagaaatgctgctgggAGCTTTGAAAAGCTTAGGGTCTTTCTGATGCTCCCATGGCGCAGGACTCGCTGCGAGTTCACTTCCCTTTTCTGCAGATCTCCTAAAGCCCTGGGTCAAATGCTCTGCAGACCATGGCTTTTGAAGACCCTTCAGGGGATCTACCATGCCCTGTACACACTTGCAACAGCCCCGGTAGCCCTGAAGGTGGGCAAGGAAATGTGGAAGTTACCAAATCCTAATGTGAACAAACCCACCCCTGGTTGAGCCATCGGAAGGCCTCTGGAGCAGATGTTGATCTGCCTCGAAGCTGGCAGAGATGCCAAGCTCTCAGTTGGAAAACTGCAGGTCTCCGCTGCGTTGGGCTGAGGTGGAAAGAGCAAGACCTGGAAGGACACTCAGAACTGCAGGCAATTCGTAACATCTTACTTTAAACCACTGTGTGCTGCTAAACTATCCTAATTGGGTCCAGAAATCTTCCTGTTTCATCGTCTAGACAAAGCCTAGGATTCAGACAAAGAAAAGCATTATCCGATTATTTCCATGTGGGTTTTGTAACAGAAACCTGTTTTGACGGATTGGCTCAGTTCAGgtgaaaacaacaggaaaatggACAATCCTTTTAATCGGCTTCCTCATCCAGCTGGTCGTGCCCTgaaattttatttgcagaaacCAGAGCATGAATGACAAGGTAAGGTGTTAGGAAAGTCAAACCAAAACTACTTAGTTAAAtacacaaacaaggaaaaatgcgTAAGTGACGGGAACTTCTTTGGACGCGAAGGATGCCCATGAGACATGAAGAACGTGTGGTAGACTCCAATTCCCAGAGCTTACACAAGACGTGGTGCGATTTCCAGCCTGCACACCATTGGTAAGTGTCAGGGGTATTTGCAAATTTGTCTGAAAACGGAAGCTGTTGATATTTTAGAAGATGAACGCTCTAGGACACTGCATTATGTATTATTGTCAGAGACGTAAGGGGTGATGAGCTGCTCTGTTGCTGGCAGGGACCCAGGCTGGATTACTTGTTTCCCAGAAGCAGAGTTTAGCGCTGCATGCAAAAGCAATGACACATTTTACAATAGAATTacccaggaatattttttttttttttttttttttttaggttttataAAGGAGGTTTTGGTAGCAACTACTGGTTTATTGTACATATTCTAACAAAAGGATGTGTGACCAACCGCTTCCAGAGTTTTACATGCACAGCTCGGAGGTTTTCCACAGTCTCTTTGCTTGATAACTTAAGATTAAATGCTGCCGCACTTCATCTTCTCTGATAGCAGACGTTGATTTTCCATGCTGTCTGCCTCTACTCTGGGACAGGATGCAACAATCAACTCTGTGACTGTTGTCTGCCGCTttgaatgggatttattttttttttttttccccccagaggaaAATAGTCCTTTGTGGGACAGGAGTGCAGCACCGCCAGCTTTGAAAGGGCTTATTTCATCTCACAGGCATGAATGGCGTTTGCAGTTCATGATCGCTGGGTAAGACCCAACACTGACCCACTGTCACGGCAGCGGGATGTGGATAAACGCCGGCGTGGGCAGAGAACGCAGCCACGGCAATATGCTCATTAACTCTCATTAACTGTTGCACTTACGCCGTGTTATTTGCAGGacgggacttttttttttgcacgtgTAATTGCCTGGGTGTTGTAATGAAAGGTAAATGCTCTGGTATTGCTTAATTGTGCAGTAGAGTGTAGAGCAGCAGAGCGTAGGGATTCTGCTTTGCGATGTTTATGTGTGCTTAACCAAAAAACACAGCGCCCAAGCAGCAGCTTTGCATTCATGTATTTTTGCCCACCACGCCGTCTTAAATGGCAATTGCAGACATTTGTGGATGCGCGTGTTGCTACGGGCTAGGGCAGCAGGCGTAGATAGGTGTAACTAATATATCGAGTGGTGAtatgttggtgggtttttttttttttctgacttctccagTTGTGGGGCTCGTCCTGACGGAGCAACGCCTCAGCAGCCAGgcatttgcaaaggaaaaagagaaaaaagaaaaagagaaaaaagaaaaagagaaaaaagaaaaagacaaaagaagagaaagaaaaagggaaaagagaaaaaagggaaaagagaaaaaagggaaaagagaaaaaagggaaaagagaaaaaagggaaaagagaaagagaataagaaaaaaggagagaaagaaaaagagaataaggcagaaggagagaaagaaaaaagagaaaaaagaaaaagaggataaggaaaaaaagaaaaagaaaaagaggataaGAAAAAGAAGCTGCAGCCGGAGCGTTTTGGAGCTTTCCATTCcgcttctgatattttttttttaatctctccctgCTATTGGTGTTTCTCGacctccccacacacaccccagggCACCCACTCGGGTGACCCTCCCCACGCCCCCACCCCGGAGACCTACTCGGGGggaccctctcctctcctctccccccggACACCCACTGGGTGACCCTCCCCGATCCAaccctccccacacacccccctccgCCCAGGGCCGGTCCCGCTGCCGGAAGGGAAGCAGCGGCGCCCCCGGAGCCGGCCGCTCCCTCCGCGGGCCGCCGGGAAGGGGAGGGCCGGGACCGGCGgagccgggagcggcggggcgggcggcggcaggTGCGAGGATGGCGGCGGGGGACGCGGAGCAAGTGCGGTACTGCGGGAGGTTCTCCTACCTCTGCCTCAAGCTCACCCTCATCATCTACTCCACCACCTTCTGGGTGAGCCCACGCCCGGGTGGGTGGACGGGCGGGTGGGGAAGGAGCGGCGgacgctcccccagccccgggcggggcgggccgggcgtgGGAAAGCATCGCGCATCGGGGGCGTGCGTAGGGACCCCTCGCTCCTTGTATCTTCCCGGGAAGGCGGCGGGGGTTTTGCAAGCATTCGTGCTTCCGCAGTGCACACCTGTGGCTGTGGGTGTAGCTGCCCGGGGACAGACAGACTGGTTTTGGCGGATAAAAATCATGTATGCATCTGTTAAAGTACTGCTCTTTTCCCCTAGGGGAGCTGGGCAAACAAAGCCTTCGCCCTACACGCAGCCAGCCGTCGGTACGTAGGAAAATTCTGCGCCTTGTGCTAGATGA
This region includes:
- the TACR2 gene encoding substance-K receptor, whose translation is MSTFSMLNASNISQADSFEDGGNWTAVTQFTQPGWQIALWAITYSFIVITSIVGNVTIIWIILAHRRMRTATNYFIVNLALSDLLMSAFNTIFNFIYASHNVWYFGEEFCRFQNWFPITAMFVSIYSMTAVAAERYVAIVHPFKPRLSAGSTRVIIGIIWLVAFGLAFPQCFYAEIMTDNGTTKCIVVWPDDVGSKHQLTYHIAVIVLIYLLPLMVMFVAYSIIGITLWSSAVPGNHLNRVRYEHQLNAKKKFVKTMVVVVIIFAVCWLPYHIYFILGSFKEDIYQQKYIQQVYLAIFLLAMSSTMYNPIIYCCLNQRFRSGFKLAFRWCPCIKATEKDKLKLTSPSLYQTTRRKSGTTSFNTETQPSEKEKTSPTLTQLTL